A part of Desulfomicrobium baculatum DSM 4028 genomic DNA contains:
- the tatC gene encoding twin-arginine translocase subunit TatC has product MTFTEHLNELRVRLMRCIIAAFVGLLACYAFAEQLFMLLMQPLITLLEPSGGSLIYTGLPEAFFTHLKVAAIAGLFVASPYIFYQLWMFIAPGLYEGERKYMIPIALFSAICFVSGALFGYYVVFPFGFQFFLGYASDVIKPMPSVKEYFSFSTSMLFAFGFIFELPLFMFFLSALGLVKHATLRKFRKFAILGSFVVAAVLTPPDVVSQCLMAGPLCLLYEVGIWVAYLVEKKKKPKESPAEEDEAAEAKG; this is encoded by the coding sequence ATGACGTTCACAGAGCACCTGAATGAGCTGCGGGTGCGTCTGATGCGCTGCATCATCGCGGCATTCGTGGGCCTTTTGGCCTGTTACGCGTTTGCCGAGCAGCTTTTCATGCTGCTCATGCAGCCGCTCATTACATTGCTCGAACCTTCCGGCGGCTCGCTCATCTACACAGGCTTGCCTGAAGCCTTTTTTACCCACCTGAAAGTCGCGGCCATCGCCGGCCTTTTTGTGGCCAGCCCCTACATTTTCTATCAGCTCTGGATGTTCATCGCTCCCGGTCTCTACGAAGGTGAGCGAAAATACATGATCCCCATCGCGTTGTTCTCGGCCATTTGTTTTGTGAGCGGGGCACTTTTTGGGTATTATGTGGTTTTCCCGTTTGGTTTTCAGTTTTTTCTGGGTTATGCTTCCGATGTCATTAAACCCATGCCCTCGGTCAAGGAGTACTTCAGTTTTTCGACCAGCATGCTTTTTGCGTTCGGATTTATTTTTGAGTTGCCGCTGTTCATGTTTTTCCTTTCGGCCTTGGGGCTTGTGAAGCACGCGACATTGCGCAAATTCCGCAAATTCGCCATCTTGGGAAGTTTTGTTGTCGCAGCGGTGCTCACCCCGCCGGACGTTGTCTCGCAGTGCCTCATGGCCGGACCGCTGTGTCTGCTGTATGAAGTGGGCATTTGGGTGGCCTATCTGGTCGAAAAGAAGAAGAAGCCCAAAGAGTCCCCGGCGGAAGAGGACGAGGCAGCGGAAGCCAAGGGATAA
- a CDS encoding Na+/H+ antiporter subunit G: MPAIFIETLISFFLLIGGAFALIGSIGLARLPDIFTRLHGPTKATTLGVGGILVASVLHFSGQEHTLSLHELLITLFLFATAPVSAYLIASAALHLRAPAPAGKGRLDRTRGEE, translated from the coding sequence ATGCCGGCCATATTCATTGAAACGCTCATCTCCTTTTTTCTGCTGATCGGCGGCGCGTTCGCGCTCATCGGTTCCATCGGGCTGGCCCGTCTGCCCGACATCTTCACCCGCCTGCACGGACCGACCAAGGCCACCACGCTGGGCGTTGGCGGCATCCTGGTCGCGTCGGTTCTGCATTTCAGCGGCCAGGAGCATACCTTGAGCCTGCACGAACTGCTCATCACCCTCTTTCTTTTCGCCACCGCCCCGGTCAGCGCCTATCTCATTGCCAGCGCCGCGCTGCACCTGCGCGCGCCTGCTCCCGCAGGCAAAGGCCGTCTTGACCGGACGAGAGGGGAAGAATAG
- the upp gene encoding uracil phosphoribosyltransferase — MAVFVADHPLIKHKLGLMRKHDISTKNFRELASEVARLLTYEATKDLETEKKTVQGWAGPVMVDVIKGKKITVVPILRAGLGMQDGVLDLIPGAKVSVVGFYRNEETLQPVEYYVKLAKNINKRMALILDPMLATGGTLDATIRCLKNAGCTSIRGLFLVAAPEGLKRITEAHPDVDIYVAAVDERLNENGYILPGLGDAGDKIFGTK; from the coding sequence ATGGCAGTATTCGTGGCGGACCATCCACTCATCAAGCACAAGCTCGGACTCATGCGCAAGCATGACATCAGCACCAAGAATTTTCGGGAACTCGCGTCCGAAGTCGCCAGACTGCTGACCTACGAGGCCACCAAAGACCTGGAGACCGAAAAGAAGACCGTGCAAGGGTGGGCCGGCCCCGTCATGGTGGACGTCATCAAGGGCAAGAAGATAACTGTCGTGCCGATCCTGCGCGCGGGCCTGGGTATGCAGGACGGCGTGCTCGATCTGATCCCCGGCGCCAAGGTCAGCGTTGTCGGTTTCTACCGCAATGAAGAGACCCTGCAGCCCGTGGAATACTATGTGAAGCTGGCCAAAAACATCAACAAGCGCATGGCCCTCATTCTCGACCCCATGCTGGCCACGGGCGGAACCCTGGACGCGACCATCCGCTGCCTGAAGAACGCCGGCTGCACCAGCATCCGCGGCCTCTTTCTGGTCGCCGCGCCCGAGGGCCTTAAACGCATCACTGAAGCGCACCCCGACGTGGACATCTACGTCGCGGCCGTGGACGAGCGCCTGAACGAAAACGGCTATATCCTGCCTGGCCTTGGCGATGCCGGGGACAAGATCTTCGGCACCAAATAG
- the hisA gene encoding 1-(5-phosphoribosyl)-5-[(5-phosphoribosylamino)methylideneamino]imidazole-4-carboxamide isomerase: MNIFPAVDIKDGKCVRLRQGVEDQVTVFSDDPVAMARQWVEAGTRWLHVIDLDGAFSGTPRNMELIRELCSAVSIPVQLGGGIRSLDVAGKYLEAGVTRLIIGTVALEDPDLFRELCQAYPGRIGVSLDARDGHLKTKGWVEDAGKTVADVVPELEAAGAAFFIYTDISRDGMQSGVNIPALESLLGMTDRPVLIAGGISTLEDVQAVHPLRERGLAGVITGKAIYAGSLDLKAALDWLAAQN, encoded by the coding sequence ATGAACATATTTCCGGCGGTGGACATAAAGGACGGCAAGTGCGTGCGCTTGCGTCAGGGGGTTGAGGATCAGGTCACAGTTTTTTCCGACGATCCGGTGGCCATGGCCCGGCAGTGGGTAGAGGCCGGGACCAGATGGCTGCACGTCATCGATCTTGACGGGGCTTTCAGCGGCACGCCGCGCAACATGGAACTCATTCGCGAGCTGTGCTCCGCCGTGTCCATCCCCGTGCAGCTCGGCGGCGGAATCAGGAGCCTCGATGTCGCCGGTAAGTATCTGGAAGCCGGGGTCACGCGTCTTATCATCGGCACCGTGGCTCTCGAAGATCCGGACCTGTTCCGTGAACTCTGCCAGGCCTATCCGGGCCGTATCGGCGTGTCCCTGGATGCCCGCGACGGCCATCTGAAGACCAAGGGCTGGGTCGAGGACGCGGGCAAGACCGTGGCCGACGTGGTGCCGGAGCTCGAAGCCGCCGGGGCGGCGTTTTTCATCTACACCGACATCAGCCGCGACGGGATGCAGTCGGGGGTCAACATTCCGGCTCTCGAATCTCTGCTGGGCATGACGGACCGGCCCGTGCTCATCGCCGGCGGCATCTCCACCCTGGAGGACGTTCAGGCCGTGCACCCTCTGCGCGAGCGGGGCCTGGCCGGAGTGATAACTGGCAAGGCCATCTACGCCGGAAGCCTGGATCTCAAGGCCGCCCTGGACTGGCTGGCGGCGCAGAACTAG
- a CDS encoding K+/H+ antiporter subunit F, whose translation MLSTAISIAFFCIAVALALNFWRLFAGPTLPDRILALDTMAINTIALLVLLGIHQNLTEFFEAALLIAMMGFIGTVALCKYLLRGDIIE comes from the coding sequence ATGCTGAGCACAGCCATCTCCATCGCTTTTTTCTGTATCGCCGTTGCCCTGGCGCTCAATTTCTGGCGGCTTTTCGCCGGACCGACCCTCCCCGACCGCATCCTGGCCCTGGACACCATGGCCATCAACACCATCGCCCTCTTGGTGCTGCTGGGCATTCATCAGAATCTGACCGAATTCTTCGAGGCGGCCCTGCTCATCGCCATGATGGGCTTCATCGGAACCGTGGCCCTGTGCAAGTACCTGCTGCGCGGCGACATCATCGAATAG
- a CDS encoding Na+/H+ antiporter subunit E: MKRLLPQPMFSLFLWLIWLLLVNTVAPGQMVLGALLAMAIPLFTIRFWPDQPCMRSPLTLVAYLAVFFFDIVIANLTVARLILGPVRRLRPAFITLPLDLKNDFAITLLAHTISLTPGTVSSQVAEDRRSLLIHVLDLDDEARLIQRIKQRYEAPLKEIFPC, from the coding sequence ATGAAACGTTTGCTGCCGCAACCCATGTTCAGCCTGTTCTTGTGGCTGATCTGGCTTCTGCTCGTTAATACGGTGGCCCCCGGGCAGATGGTCCTCGGAGCGCTGCTCGCCATGGCCATCCCGCTCTTCACGATCAGATTCTGGCCCGATCAGCCGTGCATGCGCAGCCCGCTTACCCTGGTCGCCTACCTGGCCGTCTTCTTCTTTGACATCGTCATCGCCAACCTGACCGTGGCCCGCCTCATACTCGGCCCGGTCCGGCGGCTGCGCCCGGCCTTCATCACCCTCCCCCTGGATCTGAAGAACGATTTCGCCATCACCCTCTTGGCCCACACCATCTCCCTCACTCCCGGGACAGTGTCGTCGCAGGTGGCGGAAGATCGACGCAGCCTGCTCATTCACGTCCTGGACCTGGATGACGAAGCCCGGCTCATACAACGCATCAAACAGCGCTACGAAGCGCCCTTAAAGGAGATATTCCCATGCTGA
- the hisB gene encoding imidazoleglycerol-phosphate dehydratase HisB, whose translation MHPRTGRIDRQTRETQISVVVNLDGKGVCSVRTGFGFADHMLDLLGHWAGFDLEISCTGDLHIDAHHSLEDIGLCLGNALNMALGERRGIARVGCAKVPMDEALTEVCLDLSGRSYLVYEENVLPAVIAGQEKDLWREFLKSLASKAGMNLHVRMLYGQNGHHLLESVFKGLGLALRQAVCVEREDVLSTKGGLDS comes from the coding sequence ATGCATCCTCGTACAGGCCGTATCGATCGCCAGACCCGGGAAACTCAGATTTCCGTGGTCGTCAATCTCGACGGGAAGGGCGTCTGTTCCGTGCGAACAGGCTTCGGATTCGCCGATCACATGCTTGACCTGCTGGGGCATTGGGCCGGTTTTGATCTGGAGATTTCCTGCACGGGAGACCTGCATATCGATGCGCATCATTCTCTGGAGGACATCGGATTGTGTCTGGGCAACGCCTTGAACATGGCCCTCGGCGAGCGTCGCGGCATCGCACGGGTCGGTTGCGCAAAGGTGCCTATGGACGAGGCCCTGACCGAGGTCTGTTTAGATCTTTCAGGAAGGTCCTATCTGGTATATGAAGAAAACGTCTTGCCGGCCGTCATCGCCGGGCAGGAGAAGGATCTGTGGCGTGAATTTCTGAAATCGCTGGCGTCAAAGGCGGGCATGAACCTGCATGTGCGCATGCTTTACGGACAAAACGGTCATCATCTGCTGGAATCGGTATTCAAGGGACTCGGCCTGGCCTTGCGTCAGGCCGTGTGCGTGGAACGCGAAGACGTGCTCAGCACCAAGGGAGGTCTTGACTCATGA
- a CDS encoding monovalent cation/H+ antiporter subunit D — protein MSHWILIPLLLPLSAGMINLLLVRKGVFAQRLVSIVTACALLAATLFLLSGAQDGHIEIYELGNWPAPFGIVLVLDRLSALMLALTALLALPVLLHACCGDDLRGRDFHVLFPLQILGINGAFLTGDLFNLFVFFEILLIASYCLAMHGQGPERTRNALRYVVLNLIGSSLFLIALGTLYGVCGTLNMADLALKVAGSTPGQAPLLRASALLLLCVFGLKAAILPLFLWLPGLYASVLPAVAALFAIMTKVGVYAILRTQSLIFSSQGPVPDAAELLFPLALATLAAGSMCVLGSRSLRMLLAWLVIVSVGSLLAGIGLWNEAGISASLYYLPHSTLVMAGLFLLADQAARQRGLTGGLAGDMLEPGPPMSQPNLLGALFLLGAMGAAGLPPLSGFVGKVLLLQAASAPKAVWLWPVALGGSLVALVALGRCGSMLFWKTEGIPLSGTAVSWPRLAPAAALILAGVALAIMAGPVTAYTEATARQLLAPENYIRAVLGGATP, from the coding sequence TCTTTGCGCAACGCCTCGTCTCCATCGTGACGGCATGCGCGCTGCTCGCCGCGACCCTCTTTCTGCTATCCGGCGCCCAAGACGGCCACATCGAAATCTACGAGCTCGGCAACTGGCCCGCGCCGTTCGGCATAGTTCTGGTGCTCGACAGGCTCAGCGCCCTCATGCTCGCGCTGACCGCGCTCCTGGCTCTGCCTGTCCTGCTCCACGCCTGCTGTGGCGACGACCTGCGAGGACGCGATTTTCACGTCCTCTTCCCCTTGCAAATTCTGGGTATAAACGGCGCATTCCTGACCGGCGACCTCTTCAATCTTTTCGTTTTCTTTGAAATCCTGCTCATCGCTTCCTATTGCCTGGCCATGCACGGGCAAGGCCCCGAACGCACGCGAAACGCCCTGCGCTACGTGGTCCTGAACCTTATTGGCTCAAGCCTTTTCCTCATCGCCCTTGGCACCCTGTACGGAGTCTGCGGAACCCTGAACATGGCCGATCTGGCCCTCAAGGTAGCGGGCAGCACCCCGGGTCAGGCGCCTCTGCTGCGCGCAAGCGCCCTGCTGCTCCTCTGCGTGTTCGGGCTGAAAGCCGCCATCCTGCCCCTCTTCCTGTGGTTGCCCGGCCTCTACGCCTCCGTGCTCCCCGCCGTGGCCGCCCTTTTCGCCATCATGACAAAGGTTGGCGTCTATGCCATTCTGCGCACGCAATCGCTCATCTTCTCAAGCCAAGGCCCCGTTCCGGACGCGGCCGAGCTGCTCTTTCCCCTGGCTCTTGCGACCCTGGCCGCAGGGTCGATGTGCGTCCTCGGCAGCAGGAGCCTGAGGATGCTCCTGGCCTGGCTGGTCATTGTCTCCGTCGGCTCGCTGCTGGCAGGCATTGGGCTTTGGAACGAGGCCGGGATAAGCGCGAGCCTCTACTACCTACCGCACTCAACCCTGGTCATGGCCGGACTCTTTCTGCTGGCCGACCAGGCCGCCCGGCAACGCGGCCTGACGGGCGGCCTGGCGGGGGACATGCTTGAGCCAGGCCCGCCCATGTCGCAGCCAAACCTGCTCGGAGCCCTTTTTCTCCTTGGCGCCATGGGCGCCGCAGGCCTGCCCCCGCTGTCCGGATTTGTCGGCAAGGTGCTGCTGTTGCAGGCCGCCTCAGCGCCCAAGGCTGTCTGGCTCTGGCCCGTTGCCCTTGGCGGCAGCCTTGTCGCCCTTGTCGCTCTTGGCCGCTGCGGGAGCATGCTCTTCTGGAAAACCGAGGGCATCCCTCTTTCCGGAACCGCTGTGTCATGGCCACGGCTCGCGCCCGCTGCCGCGCTGATTCTGGCGGGAGTGGCTCTGGCAATCATGGCCGGTCCCGTAACCGCCTACACCGAGGCCACGGCCAGACAACTCCTTGCGCCCGAAAACTACATCCGCGCCGTTCTCGGCGGAGCGACCCCATGA